The Aliiroseovarius pelagivivens genome contains a region encoding:
- a CDS encoding GMC family oxidoreductase, with amino-acid sequence MTSRADFIVVGAGSAGCIAAAELIRREAGSVLLLEAGPTDNSPVVKMPFGLVWMMGKRHRDWCYKSTPQTHLGGRQLNVTRGRMVGGSGSINSMVWFRGRKDDFDNWQLPGWSWAYVEPAFESIEARLTPNRMQGAHPVTEALHSLFPEHGTTPPSPEYESAGVFAFNMVNGRRRSAADGFIKPNPPGLTLVTGQEVDRVLFDGDTARGIRLVDGTELNANKGVILSAGSIGSPSILMRSGVGPRADLAALGIEVRHNSEEVGKNLHDHPAAGLHFAGPGSGYGITPAQMPGWAAAPFQYLMTRRGRFASPTVEGGGFFNARGLDEAPDVQSHFIPFMLGWEGKRYVYGSGYFADVCVCRPKSRGALRLTSRVPKAAPEIDLGVFNDSSDMDTLVAGLKRLRILMDQVDFGTRHAPEAFPGPTVQSDEALRDHIRDRGATAYHPVGTLRMGEGDAPVTPRLTVRGVQGLWVADASVMPAVTSANTNAPSMMIGHRAGEFIAEDCA; translated from the coding sequence ATGACATCACGGGCCGACTTCATCGTTGTAGGCGCAGGCTCGGCAGGTTGCATTGCAGCTGCTGAGCTGATCCGGCGTGAAGCCGGTTCGGTGCTGTTGCTTGAGGCCGGCCCCACAGACAATTCTCCAGTGGTGAAGATGCCCTTCGGTCTGGTCTGGATGATGGGCAAGCGCCACCGGGATTGGTGCTACAAATCGACCCCACAAACGCATCTTGGCGGGCGTCAGTTGAACGTCACACGCGGACGCATGGTTGGTGGATCGGGTTCAATAAACTCGATGGTTTGGTTCCGGGGCCGCAAAGACGATTTTGACAATTGGCAGCTGCCTGGCTGGTCATGGGCTTATGTTGAACCCGCGTTTGAGTCCATTGAAGCCCGCCTTACACCCAATAGAATGCAAGGCGCGCATCCTGTGACGGAAGCCCTGCACAGCCTGTTTCCAGAACACGGAACAACGCCACCGTCGCCGGAGTACGAAAGCGCAGGTGTCTTTGCGTTCAACATGGTGAATGGGCGTCGTCGCTCGGCTGCAGACGGCTTCATAAAACCCAACCCGCCTGGTCTGACACTGGTCACCGGGCAAGAAGTGGATCGGGTTCTTTTCGATGGCGATACTGCCCGCGGCATACGTCTTGTGGATGGCACTGAACTGAACGCCAACAAGGGCGTGATACTGTCAGCGGGTTCGATTGGCTCGCCATCAATTTTGATGCGTTCAGGTGTCGGCCCTCGGGCGGATCTAGCGGCCCTCGGTATAGAAGTTCGCCACAACTCAGAAGAGGTTGGTAAAAACCTGCATGATCATCCGGCCGCCGGTCTACATTTTGCCGGACCCGGATCTGGATACGGCATCACACCTGCGCAGATGCCGGGGTGGGCTGCCGCGCCTTTCCAATACCTCATGACACGCAGGGGGCGCTTTGCCTCGCCCACAGTTGAAGGCGGCGGTTTTTTCAACGCACGCGGATTGGACGAAGCCCCAGATGTTCAAAGCCACTTCATCCCCTTCATGTTGGGGTGGGAAGGCAAACGGTACGTTTACGGCTCGGGCTATTTCGCAGATGTGTGTGTCTGTCGTCCCAAATCGCGCGGTGCGCTGAGGCTGACCAGCCGTGTTCCGAAAGCTGCACCAGAGATCGATCTGGGTGTGTTCAATGACAGCTCGGACATGGACACGCTGGTGGCGGGCCTGAAACGGCTGCGGATCCTCATGGATCAGGTCGATTTCGGCACGCGTCATGCCCCAGAAGCCTTCCCAGGTCCAACGGTCCAGTCCGACGAGGCATTGCGTGATCATATTCGTGATCGCGGTGCGACGGCCTATCACCCTGTCGGCACCCTGCGGATGGGAGAGGGCGATGCGCCAGTGACCCCCCGCTTAACAGTGCGCGGTGTTCAGGGGCTTTGGGTGGCCGACGCGTCGGTCATGCCAGCCGTTACATCCGCGAACACCAACGCCCCATCAATGATGATCGGCCATCGCGCCGGAGAATTTATAGCAGAGGATTGCGCATGA
- a CDS encoding ester cyclase — MKGSRPEQAVLTRDTDMSKTEDTRRVIETMVDGLNDHRINDIGEFFSQGFRWMGNQGCGTKTGLEEFQDNWQRPFQAAFSDKTCIDEARLYMGEWAAAFGRQEATHSGEFLGIAPTGKRVEIRYMDFWKVVDGKIVDNWVNVDFAHVAAQLGVDLFNGEGWEAYDRGERETPRPN; from the coding sequence ATGAAGGGTTCTCGTCCAGAACAAGCGGTCTTAACCCGCGACACGGATATGTCGAAAACCGAAGATACTCGCCGGGTGATCGAAACCATGGTGGATGGTCTGAATGACCACCGCATCAACGATATCGGCGAGTTTTTCAGCCAAGGTTTTCGTTGGATGGGCAATCAGGGCTGCGGCACTAAAACTGGCCTAGAAGAGTTTCAGGACAACTGGCAGCGCCCCTTTCAGGCGGCGTTCTCCGACAAAACCTGCATCGACGAGGCCCGCCTTTATATGGGCGAATGGGCCGCCGCCTTTGGCCGTCAGGAAGCCACCCATTCAGGCGAATTTCTTGGCATCGCCCCCACCGGAAAACGGGTCGAAATCCGCTACATGGATTTTTGGAAAGTTGTGGACGGCAAAATCGTCGACAACTGGGTGAACGTGGACTTCGCCCATGTGGCCGCCCAGTTGGGCGTCGACCTGTTCAACGGAGAAGGTTGGGAAGCATATGACCGGGGCGAGCGCGAAACCCCACGACCGAACTAA
- the hisD gene encoding histidinol dehydrogenase encodes MTIEYLKRGKPEADRAEDDAKTAAVVAATLKDIETRGDTAVRELANKFDGYDRDSYRLTQDEIDILIAKVSPRDLEDIKFAQAQVVNFAQAQRDSMLDIEVETMPGVILGHKNIPVQSVGCYVPGGKFPMVASAHMSVATAKVAGVPRIIACTPPFNGEPNPAVIAAMHLGGAHEIYVLGGIQAVGAMALGTESIDPVHLLVGPGNAFVAEAKRQLFGRVGIDLFAGPTETMVIADETVDAEMCATDLLGQAEHGYNSPAVLVTNSRKLAEGTLSEIDRILKILPTAGTAGVSWQDYGEVILCDTYDEMLEVADDIASEHVQVMTDRDDWFLESMTCYGALFLGPRTNVSNGDKVIGTNHTLPTKKAGRYTGGLWVGKYLKTHSYQKITTDEAAAKIGAYGSRLCLLEGFVGHAEQCNLRVRRYGGQNVPYGEAAE; translated from the coding sequence ATGACAATAGAATACCTCAAACGTGGCAAACCCGAAGCAGATCGCGCCGAGGATGATGCGAAAACCGCCGCCGTTGTGGCCGCGACGTTGAAGGACATCGAAACCCGTGGAGACACCGCCGTACGCGAGTTGGCCAACAAGTTCGACGGGTATGATCGCGACAGCTATCGCCTGACCCAAGACGAGATCGACATCCTGATCGCCAAGGTCAGCCCCCGCGACCTTGAAGACATCAAGTTTGCACAGGCGCAGGTGGTTAACTTCGCCCAAGCCCAACGCGACAGCATGTTGGATATCGAGGTTGAGACCATGCCCGGCGTCATTCTGGGCCACAAAAACATCCCCGTGCAATCTGTCGGCTGCTACGTACCCGGCGGCAAGTTCCCAATGGTCGCCTCGGCCCATATGTCGGTCGCCACCGCCAAGGTGGCGGGCGTCCCGCGAATTATCGCCTGCACGCCACCTTTCAACGGTGAACCCAACCCAGCCGTGATTGCTGCGATGCATCTGGGCGGCGCACATGAGATTTACGTTTTGGGCGGCATTCAAGCCGTGGGCGCGATGGCCCTTGGCACTGAAAGCATCGACCCAGTTCACCTGCTGGTCGGACCCGGCAATGCCTTTGTGGCTGAAGCCAAGCGGCAGCTATTCGGTCGCGTCGGGATTGACCTGTTCGCAGGTCCAACCGAGACCATGGTGATCGCAGACGAGACCGTCGATGCCGAGATGTGCGCGACCGACCTGTTGGGCCAAGCCGAACACGGCTACAACTCCCCCGCGGTTTTGGTGACAAACTCACGCAAATTGGCCGAAGGTACGCTGAGCGAAATCGATCGCATCCTAAAAATTCTGCCCACCGCAGGCACGGCTGGCGTCAGCTGGCAAGACTACGGCGAGGTCATCCTGTGTGACACCTATGACGAGATGCTTGAGGTCGCTGACGACATTGCGTCCGAGCATGTTCAAGTGATGACCGACCGGGACGATTGGTTCCTTGAAAGCATGACTTGCTATGGCGCTCTGTTCCTTGGGCCACGCACCAATGTCTCGAACGGGGACAAGGTGATCGGCACAAACCACACGTTGCCCACCAAAAAGGCAGGGCGCTACACCGGCGGACTTTGGGTTGGCAAGTATTTGAAAACGCACAGCTATCAAAAAATCACGACAGATGAGGCTGCCGCCAAGATTGGCGCATACGGTTCGCGTCTATGCCTACTGGAAGGGTTCGTGGGTCACGCCGAGCAATGCAACCTGCGTGTACGTCGTTACGGCGGACAAAACGTACCTTACGGTGAGGCCGCCGAGTAA